One segment of Triticum aestivum cultivar Chinese Spring chromosome 2A, IWGSC CS RefSeq v2.1, whole genome shotgun sequence DNA contains the following:
- the LOC123184404 gene encoding cytosolic sulfotransferase 5-like yields the protein MWLPHQPASSTPIQIIAKTASFASPPTPAMAQPAAPAAPPMSSPESATAIATESSPEDALSGESLKDFISSLPSREGWAQPLIRYKGYWFKPGILEGVLHASRAFAPRAADIVLATQPKCGTTWLKALAFTIVNRSRHSLGAHHPLLTHHSQHLVPFIEIPGAAGGHVDLGALPSPRLLATHMPMSLLRPETRSLGCRVVYLCRDPKDTLVSRLHFENKLVAWGGGACLSIDDAFDMFCEGFSPYGPFWDHCLEYWEESVARSDTVLFLKYEEIKSDQMQVVRRLARFLGVPLTEEEERSGVAEEVARMCSFETLTGLEVNQVGGVSHGNKVHVDNSVFYRKGEVGDWANHMSREMGEKLDRIIQQKLQGSGLVF from the coding sequence ATGTGGTTACCGCACCAACCAGCTTCTTCAACACCCATTCAAATCATAGCCAAGACGGCCAGCTTCGCCTCCCCTCCCACACCAGCCATGGCCCAACCGGCAGCACCAGCAGCTCCACCGATGAGTTCACCAGAGAGTGCCACCGCGATCGCCACCGAGAGCTCACCAGAAGACGCCCTATCCGGAGAGAGCCTCAAGGACTTCATATCCTCGCTCCCGTCAAGGGAGGGGTGGGCGCAGCCGCTCATCCGGTACAAGGGCTACTGGTTCAAGCCGGGGATCCTGGAGGGGGTCCTGCACGCCAGCCGGGCCTTCGCGCCACGAGCCGCCGACATCGTCCTCGCCACGCAGCCCAAGTGCGGCACCACCTGGCTCAAGGCCCTCGCCTTCACCATCGTCAACCGTTCACGCCACAGCCTCGGCGCCCACCACCCGCTCCTCACCCACCACTCGCAGCACCTCGTGCCGTTCATCGAGATCCCTGGCGCTGCCGGCGGCCATGTTGACCTCGGCGCACTCCCGTCCCCGAGGCTCCTCGCCACGCACATGCCCATGTCGCTGCTCAGGCCAGAGACGCGGTCGCTTGGGTGCCGGGTCGTGTACCTATGCCGGGACCCCAAGGACACGCTCGTCTCCAGGTTGCACTTCGAGAACAAGCtggtggcgtggggcggcggcgcctGCCTGTCGATAGACGACGCCTTCGACATGTTCTGCGAGGGGTTCTCGCCCTACGGCCCCTTCTGGGACCACTGCCTCGAGTACTGGGAGGAGAGCGTGGCGAGGTCGGACACCGTCCTCTTCCTCAAGTACGAGGAGATCAAGTCGGACCAGATGCAGGTCGTGAGGAGGCTCGCGAGGTTCCTCGGCGTCCCGCTgaccgaggaggaggagaggtCCGGCGTGGCGGAGGAGGTTGCGAGGATGTGCAGCTTCGAGACGCTCACGGGCCTAGAGGTGAACCAGGTCGGCGGCGTCAGTCACGGGAATAAAGTTCACGTTGATAACTCCGTGTTCTACAGGAAGGGCGAGGTAGGGGACTGGGCGAACCACATGAGCCGCGAGATGGGGGAGAAGCTCGACCGCATCATCCAGCAGAAGCTCCAGGGGTCCGGGCTTGTGTTTTGA